The Clostridiales bacterium nucleotide sequence GGTGGAGGGCGTGCAAGGCCACAAAGAAGACTCAAAACCCCGATTGGTCAAAACGCCTTGGAGCGATGCCGAGATGCCATTTGAGGAGGCCGCCGAATTGGGCACACGCAAGGTAATAACCGAACACTCCACGATAGGCATTCTAATCACAAGCGACGGCACAATAGGCACCGAGATCCCCCGAAGCGCCTATGTCAAGTCCGAAGAAAAGGTGGTCGCTGAGCTCAAGGCGACAGGTAAGCCTTTTTTGATTATTCTTAACACCACCAATCCGCTCGCGAGCGAGACCATTAAGCTTAAGAACGCTTTGGCGGAGAAATACAACACAGCCGTTTTGGCGATAGATGTACTTAACCTAAAAATAGAAGAAATTAATCTTATATTGGAATCAATTTTGCTTGAGTTCCCGATAAGAAAGCTGGAGATAGAGATACCCAATTGGCTGCAGACTTTGTCGCCCGAAAACTCGGTCATAAAAGACATTATCAAATACACCCAAGAGCTTGCGGGCAAAATTACCAAAATGCGCGACTACGCCTTAGGCGAGCTTATCAGCCTTGACAACGACAACCTAGAAAAACCCATTGTCAGCAATGTCAGCCTTGGGGAAGGCAAGGTTATTTATAGCATCAAACCCAAAGACAATTTGTTCTTCTCGGTATTGAGCGAAGAATGCGGATGCGAAATAGACAGCGATTTCAAGTTAATGTCCTACATCAAGCAAGTCGCGGACTCGCGCAACATATATGAAAAGTTAAAAGCGGCGCTAAAAGATGTGGAAGAAAAAGGCTATGGCGTGGTAAGCCCGTCTTTAGAGGAAATGACTTTGGAAGAGCCCGAAATTGTGCGCCAAGGCAGCAGATTTGGAGTAAGACTAAAAGCTAGCGCCCCTTCCTTGCACATTATGAAAGTGGATCTAGAAACCGAAGTAAGCCCAATAGTGGGCACAGAGCAGCAAAGCGAGGACTTGGTCAGGTATCTTTTGTCCGAGTTTGAAAACGACCCTAAGGGGATATGGGATACCGAAATGTTTGGCAAATCTTTGCACAAGTTGGTCAAAGAAGGCCTTACCAACAAACTAAATATGATGCCACAAGAAGCCCAGAAAAAAATGCGGAAGACCCTATCCCGCATCGTCAACGAAGGACGCGGCGGCGTGATTTGTATCTTGCTGTAAAAGAAAATATAGCCCTGTCTGTATTGTAAATTAAATGCAGGGTCGAATAAAATATCGTCAATACGGACGGGGCAATTAAGGCGGGAGCAAGTAATCTAATTGTCTTAAAAGAATATAAAAAACTAATAAGAAATTATTAAGTAATAAATATCCATAAAGATAACAAAACCACAAATTAAAAAAGCGGGTTTTTAATAAACCCGCTTTTTTATTATATAAATCGCTATATATTTGCTTTTTGAGGTTTTTGCCTTTTCTTGAAGTCTTGAATCTCACCGGCTTTTTTTAACGCTAATTTGGTTATAACAGGGCCAATTAACTCATAAATAACCGTCGCGCATAGTATTACAGTCTGTATTTGGACTCCATATTCAGGAAGTTGCGTCAGAGCGACAGTGGCAAGACCTATTGCCACGCCCGCTTGCGGAACTAGCGTAAAGCCAAGATATTTTGTTACCACAGACGGAGCTTTGGAAATCTTCGCGCCCGCTAAAGCGCCCAGATACTTGCCCGCGACTCTTGTTATTATATATATAATTCCTACCAATCCCATGCTAGGCAGCACCCCAATATTGAGCGCCGCGCCCGAGACGACGAAGAACATTATAAATATCGGCGGGGTCATTCTATCCACTAATTCAAAAACATTATCGCTCGCTTTGGACAAATTAACATAAAAAGAACTCATTGTCATACAAGCCAGCAACGACGAAAAGCCCGCGAACACCGATACGCCTACGCAAAGCAAAATCATACAAATTACGCATGAGAGTCTGTTGCCCCTGCCAGTAAACCATTTGGTCAACAGCGCCAAGAGCGCCCCCGCCAATGCGCCCAAAGCGACAGCCCCGAAAATTTCTTTTAAGGGCGTCAAAATAGTGGATGCCTCAAAGCCGCCGCCAGAGATGAGCGCTTTCGCTATCGCTATAGAAAGCCCAAATCCGATTATCGCGACAGCGTCGTCTATCGCCACAACCGACATCAAAGTATCGGTCAAAGGCCCTTTTGCCTTGTATTGCCGCACCACCATCAAAGTAGCGGCTGGCGCGGTAGCGGCGGCGATCGCCCCAAGCGCCAAAGAAAAAGCTATGTCATGTCCCGTCAAAATCAATACCAAATCCACCAACAGCATCGCGACAAAACCCTCAAAAAAGGCTATAATCACAGGCGAAGGCCCAATTTTTTTAAGGTAGGAGATTTTAAACTCCGCGCCGATAGAAAACGCTATAAAGCCCAAAGCTATTTCGGGGATTATGGCAAGCGATTCCAAAGTTGATTGAGAAAACAATTTCAAGCAATACGGTCCGGCGATAAGACCGACTATAAGATATCCCGTCACATTGGGCAGACGGATTAATTTCATTAATTTACTGCTCAAAAGTCCCAGCAACAAAATCAAAGCAAGGTCAATAAAAATATTCAAGTCCATTTAATTCTTGTAACCCTCAACCTCTTCTATATTAATGGTAAACATTATACCCGTATTGGGCTTGTTAAGATCGCCCGTAACTTTTTTGATTATTTTTTTTGTTATATCTAGTTGCTGGTTCTCAAGCACAAACATCATTATACTGCTTTTGTAATCAATATTGTCGGATATAATATGTCTCAAAGTTCCAAAAATAGGGACATCGTCTTCCATTTTATCCATATTGGCCAATGTCTTAGCCATCCCCTTGCCCTCAATTAATGTCCCGCCTTTTATGCCGGCGTGGGCAAGCCTTAACAAAATCTCGTCTTGAAGTTCTACATTTTTTAAAATAAAAACCAATAGCTTCATTTTTTTATCCTTTATAAGTAATCTGTTTTATTATATCTTAAACTATGCCCCAATAATTAATACTATTCCCTTTGATAATTATTGTCAAGATGATTAATATCGCAAGTATTTATAAGCATATATGCATAATACACAATAAGACAAAATATTATGGTTTTTACGTTTTATAAGTAAATTTACCTTTTTGATTTCAAAAATAAAATTTCGCAATCTTCTCCAACGCCCCTAATTGTCTTGAAAAACATTATCAAATATATTAAAATAAATGAAGTGATAAAATAGGAGGAAATTATGCGAGAGGCTGCAAAAATACGCAATATCGCCTTAATCGGACATAGCGGCGAGGGCAAAACAAGCGCGGCGGAAGCTATGCTATTTTGCGCAAAAGTTATAGACCGTATGGGCAAAATATCGGACGGCAACACGGTAATGGACTTTGACGCCGAGGAAATCGCGCGCGGCATATCCATAAGTTTGGCGATAGCCAATTTTGAATGGGACGGTTACAAAATCAATATTATAGATGTTCCGGGCTTTTTTGATTTTGAAGGGGAGATGATACAAGCGTTGCAGGTCGCCGACGGCGCCGTCATAGTGACAAGCGCGAGCGGTTCTGTGACGGTAGGAACGGAAAAAGCCATTGACTATTGTCTAAAAAACCGCATTCCCGCGATGATATTTATCAACCAAATGGATAAAGAAAACGCCGACTACGCGGGCACGGTAGAGGCTTTAAAAGCAAAATATCTAAACAAAATAGCCCCTATCCAGATTCCCATAATGGAAGGCAACAAGATGACAGGCTATGTCAGCCTGATTTCCCAAAAAGCTTACGAGCTAAAAGACAGCGG carries:
- the spoIVA gene encoding stage IV sporulation protein A, translating into VEGVQGHKEDSKPRLVKTPWSDAEMPFEEAAELGTRKVITEHSTIGILITSDGTIGTEIPRSAYVKSEEKVVAELKATGKPFLIILNTTNPLASETIKLKNALAEKYNTAVLAIDVLNLKIEEINLILESILLEFPIRKLEIEIPNWLQTLSPENSVIKDIIKYTQELAGKITKMRDYALGELISLDNDNLEKPIVSNVSLGEGKVIYSIKPKDNLFFSVLSEECGCEIDSDFKLMSYIKQVADSRNIYEKLKAALKDVEEKGYGVVSPSLEEMTLEEPEIVRQGSRFGVRLKASAPSLHIMKVDLETEVSPIVGTEQQSEDLVRYLLSEFENDPKGIWDTEMFGKSLHKLVKEGLTNKLNMMPQEAQKKMRKTLSRIVNEGRGGVICILL
- a CDS encoding cation:proton antiporter, which translates into the protein MDLNIFIDLALILLLGLLSSKLMKLIRLPNVTGYLIVGLIAGPYCLKLFSQSTLESLAIIPEIALGFIAFSIGAEFKISYLKKIGPSPVIIAFFEGFVAMLLVDLVLILTGHDIAFSLALGAIAAATAPAATLMVVRQYKAKGPLTDTLMSVVAIDDAVAIIGFGLSIAIAKALISGGGFEASTILTPLKEIFGAVALGALAGALLALLTKWFTGRGNRLSCVICMILLCVGVSVFAGFSSLLACMTMSSFYVNLSKASDNVFELVDRMTPPIFIMFFVVSGAALNIGVLPSMGLVGIIYIITRVAGKYLGALAGAKISKAPSVVTKYLGFTLVPQAGVAIGLATVALTQLPEYGVQIQTVILCATVIYELIGPVITKLALKKAGEIQDFKKRQKPQKANI